TTATAGGAGTTCCAAAACTTTGGGAAATGCTTCACAAAAAAATAATGGAAAAAATAAATGGAAGTGGTTTAACAAGAGGAATCTTTAAACTTGCTGAGAAAATAAATAGCAAATCATTTAGTAAAATTGTATTTAAAAAAGTTCACGAAGGTTTTGGAGGAGCAGTTCGTTTCTTCGTTGCTGGAGGTTCAAAACTAGACTCTGTTGTTTCAAGAGATTTTTTAACTTTAGGTATAGATGTCTGTGAAGGATATGGACTTACAGAAACAGCACCAATGGTAAGTTTTACCCCTATAAATAGAGTTATCCCTGGTTGTGCTGGAGAGATAATTAACGACGTAGAAGTTAAAATAGGTGAAGACGGAGAGATTTTAGTAAAAGGTAGAAACGTAATGAAAGGTTACTACAATAAACCTGAGGCAACAGCAGAGGTAATAAAAGACGGTTGGTTCCATACTGGAGATTTGGGACGTGTTGAAGGAAAAAATCTTTATGTTACTGGAAGAAAAAAAGAGATGATAGTTTTATCTAATGGAAAAAATATCAACCCTGTTGAGATAGAACAATGGATAAGTGCGAAAACTGACCTTATGAAAGAGATAGCTATAATAGATTATGAAAATAAACTTACAGCTTTAATCTACCCAGATTTTTATAAACTTCATGAAAAAGGTGTAACAAATATTTTAGAAACATTTAAAATGGGAGTTATAGACGAATACAACAGACAAGCTCCAAGTTATAAAAAAGTTTTAGATGTTAAGATAGTAAAAGAGGAGTTTCCAAAAACAAAAATTGGTAAAATCAGAAGATTTATGCTTAAGGATTTACTAGAAAATAAAAAAGAAGAAGTACAACAAAAAATAGACGAGCCTACAACAGAGGAATATAAAGAGATTGCAAAATATATAAAAACTCTAAAAAATAAACCAGTTCTTCCAACAGCTCATTTAGAGCTTGACTTAGGACTTGATTCACTAGAAGTTGTAGAGCTTTTAACATTTATCGAAAGTACATTTGGTGTAAAAATAGATGAAAAAACTTTAGTAGAACACGCTACAATAAAAGATTTAGCTGAGTATGTGGCAAATGGGTCAAAAGAGGTTACTCACTCAAATGTAAAATGGAAAGATTTATTAACAGCTGATGTAGATACAACAGGTTTCCCAAAATCTAATACAATTGGAAAAATAGTAAAAGCAGTTTTAAAACTTGTATTTACATTCTATATAAGAATGGATAAAAAAGGTCTAAAAAATATAGAAAACAAAGAGCCAGTTATTTTTGTTGGAAACCATCAAAGTTTCTTAGATGGATTTATTGTAAACCAAAGTTTACCAAATAGAGTTTTAGATAGAACTTGTTTCTTTGCAAAATCTAAACATTTCCAAAAAGGTTATATGAAATTTATGGGAGAAAACTCAAATATTATCCTTGTTGATATAAATAAAAATCTTGTAAACTCTATGCAACTTTTAGGAAAAGCTTTCAAAATGGGATATAACATAGTTATCTTCCCAGAGGGTACAAGAACAAGAGATGGAAAAATGGGAACATTTAAAAAATTCTTTGCTATATTATCAAAAGAATTAAATATCCCTGTTGTACCTTTTGTAATAGATGGAGCTTATGATTTATATCCACCTAGTGCAAAATATCCTCACTCAGGAAAATTAAGTGTTAAATTCCTAGAAAAAGTTTATCCAGACGAAAATCTTTCTTATGAAGAATTTGCTGAAAAAATAAAAGGAATTATTGCAAAAGAATTAGAAAAATAATAAATAAAAAAAGTCCGTTAATGGACTTTTTTTTTATTTCAAAAGATGATATAATAAAATAGATAAAATCTGTAAAAAATTAAAGAAAGTTGAGGTAGATAAAATAGATGTTTATAGATGAAATAATTATTACAGTAAAAGCTGGAAATGGTGGAGATGGAGCTGCTACTTTCAGAAGAGAAAAGTATATCCAATTTGGTGGACCAGATGGAGGAGATGGAGGAAAAGGTGGAGACGTTATATTTTTAGCTGACCCAAATATCAATACTCTTATCGATTTCAAATTTAAAAAGAAATTCGCTGCTGAAAATGGTGGAAACGGAGCTAAAAAAAGATGTTTTGGTAAAAATGGAGAGGACTTAGTAATAAAAGTTCCTGTTGGTACTCAAGTTAGAGACTTAGAAAGTGGAAAACTTTTACTTGATATGAACACACCTAACCAAACAAGAGTTTTCTTAAGAGGAGGAAAAGGTGGATTTGGTAACGAACACTTTAAAAACTCTATAAGAAAAGCTCCAAAAATGGCAGAAAAAGGTAGAGAGGGAGCAGAAGTAAAAGTAAAACTTGAGTTAAAACTTTTAGCAGACGTAGCTTTAGTTGGATATCCATCTGTTGGAAAATCAAGTTTTATCAACAAAGTATCAGCTGCAAAATCAAAAGTTGGAGCTTATCACTTCACAACTCTAGAACCAAAACTTGGAGTAATCAGAATGGCAGAGGGAAAATCTTTTGTTATTGCTGATATTCCAGGACTTATTGAAGGAGCAAGTGAAGGAGTTGGACTTGGAGATAAATTCTTAAGACATATCGAAAGATGTAAAATGATTTATCATATAGTTGACGTGGCTGGAATTGAGGGAAGAGACCCTATTGACGATTATAATAAAATCAACGAAGAATTAAGAAAATTCAGTGAAAAATTAGCTAACAAAAAACAAATCGTTCTTGCTAATAAAATGGACTTATTATGGGAAATGGAAAAATATGAAGAGTTCAAAAAATATGTAGAGGAAAGAGGAGCGAAAGTTTATCCAATCTCTGTAATCTTAGGAGATGGTATCAAAGAAGTTATAGGAGATACTTATAATCTACTTGAAAAAATAGAAAGAGAACCTTTAGAAGAAGAGGAAGATGTATTAAAAGTAATAAGAGCTCAAAAAACTGACAAAGCTCCATTCATTATCACTCAAGATGAAGATGGAGTATTCCAAGTTGAAGGAGCTATGGTTGACGGAGTATTATCAAAATATGTTATCACTTACGACGAAGAATCAGTTATCACTTTTGTTCATATGTTAAAAAATCTTGGAATGGAAGAGGCTTTAAGAGAAGCTGGAGCTGTTGACGGAGATACAGTTAGAATTATAGACGTAGAATTTGAGTATGTAGAATAAGAATAGGAGTTTTTATGAAAGGGATAGTTATTGCAGGTCCAACTGGAGTTGGAAAAACAGATTTGTCTTTAAAATTAGCTGAAGCTTTAGATTGTGAGATAATTTCTGCTGACTCAGCTCAAGTATATAAAGGAATGGATATTGGAACTGCTAAAATATCTGAGTCTGAAATGATGGGAATAAAACACCATATGCTTGATGTACTAGAGCCGACAAAAAAATATAGTGTTGGAGATTATCAAAAAGATGTTGATGAAATCCTAAAAACTTTAGAAAAAGAGAATAAAAATGTGATTCTTACAGGTGGAACAGGGTTGTACATCAACTCAATAACAGATGGTTTATCAGATTTACCATCAGCAGATGAAATTTTAAGAAATAAATTAAGTGAAATGCCAATAGAGGAGCTTTTTGAAAAATTAAAAGAGCTTGACCCAGAGAGTGCAGAAACTATCCATATAAATAATAGAAAAAGAGTTGAGAGAGCTTTGGAAGTATGTCTTATTACAAATCAAAAATTTTCAGAGCTTTCTAAGAAAAATATAAAAAATAATAACTATTCTTTTTTGAAAGTTTGTCTTATGAGAGATAGAGAACATCTTTATGAAAGAATAAATAAAAGAGTGGATATTATGATGGAGGCAGGACTTCTTAAAGAGGCAGAGGCGCTTTTCAAAAAATATGGTGGTGAAACTCTAAAAAAAATAAATATAATAGGTTATTCAGAGCTTATTGATTATTTCGAGGGAAG
Above is a window of Fusobacterium perfoetens DNA encoding:
- a CDS encoding AMP-binding protein; translated protein: MIFLKESEKTAIIYDDKKITYTELTRGAKSFAERLNIQRDDKVVVFMENRPEILYGLLAIFDKRGISVNLDGSFTSEELVYYLTDCTPKYIITSRKNYETAKKGVELAGINVEILVGEDIPLDYNGENMVVELDEKTEKDKVMFILYTSGTTGNPKGVMLTFDNLLVNLEGLMKYKMFNSEDRVLGILPMHHILPLLGSGLLPIVHGCTLVFLKELSSQALVDALKKYKITIIIGVPKLWEMLHKKIMEKINGSGLTRGIFKLAEKINSKSFSKIVFKKVHEGFGGAVRFFVAGGSKLDSVVSRDFLTLGIDVCEGYGLTETAPMVSFTPINRVIPGCAGEIINDVEVKIGEDGEILVKGRNVMKGYYNKPEATAEVIKDGWFHTGDLGRVEGKNLYVTGRKKEMIVLSNGKNINPVEIEQWISAKTDLMKEIAIIDYENKLTALIYPDFYKLHEKGVTNILETFKMGVIDEYNRQAPSYKKVLDVKIVKEEFPKTKIGKIRRFMLKDLLENKKEEVQQKIDEPTTEEYKEIAKYIKTLKNKPVLPTAHLELDLGLDSLEVVELLTFIESTFGVKIDEKTLVEHATIKDLAEYVANGSKEVTHSNVKWKDLLTADVDTTGFPKSNTIGKIVKAVLKLVFTFYIRMDKKGLKNIENKEPVIFVGNHQSFLDGFIVNQSLPNRVLDRTCFFAKSKHFQKGYMKFMGENSNIILVDINKNLVNSMQLLGKAFKMGYNIVIFPEGTRTRDGKMGTFKKFFAILSKELNIPVVPFVIDGAYDLYPPSAKYPHSGKLSVKFLEKVYPDENLSYEEFAEKIKGIIAKELEK
- the obgE gene encoding GTPase ObgE; protein product: MFIDEIIITVKAGNGGDGAATFRREKYIQFGGPDGGDGGKGGDVIFLADPNINTLIDFKFKKKFAAENGGNGAKKRCFGKNGEDLVIKVPVGTQVRDLESGKLLLDMNTPNQTRVFLRGGKGGFGNEHFKNSIRKAPKMAEKGREGAEVKVKLELKLLADVALVGYPSVGKSSFINKVSAAKSKVGAYHFTTLEPKLGVIRMAEGKSFVIADIPGLIEGASEGVGLGDKFLRHIERCKMIYHIVDVAGIEGRDPIDDYNKINEELRKFSEKLANKKQIVLANKMDLLWEMEKYEEFKKYVEERGAKVYPISVILGDGIKEVIGDTYNLLEKIEREPLEEEEDVLKVIRAQKTDKAPFIITQDEDGVFQVEGAMVDGVLSKYVITYDEESVITFVHMLKNLGMEEALREAGAVDGDTVRIIDVEFEYVE
- the miaA gene encoding tRNA (adenosine(37)-N6)-dimethylallyltransferase MiaA, which translates into the protein MKGIVIAGPTGVGKTDLSLKLAEALDCEIISADSAQVYKGMDIGTAKISESEMMGIKHHMLDVLEPTKKYSVGDYQKDVDEILKTLEKENKNVILTGGTGLYINSITDGLSDLPSADEILRNKLSEMPIEELFEKLKELDPESAETIHINNRKRVERALEVCLITNQKFSELSKKNIKNNNYSFLKVCLMRDREHLYERINKRVDIMMEAGLLKEAEALFKKYGGETLKKINIIGYSELIDYFEGRISLEKAIDDIKKNSRHYAKRQLTWFRNQKDYIWFDLDKDSENEILESIKNLYLKELK